Proteins encoded within one genomic window of Felis catus isolate Fca126 chromosome C1, F.catus_Fca126_mat1.0, whole genome shotgun sequence:
- the UTS2 gene encoding urotensin-2, with protein MHKLVSCLLFIGCLQPLFSLPVPDSREEALKLSAPDGDARSTLDELERVYLLQMLEMLGAERGDSLRKAGLGTGTANPRGGMRQFQAFFGQDPNIFLSHLLARIRKQYKKRGSPSECFWKYCV; from the exons ATGCACAAGCTGGTTTCTTGTCTGCTTTTCATAGGATGCTTAcaacctctcttctctctgcccgtccctgaCTCCAGGGAAGAGGCTCTGAAGCTCTCAG CACCTGATGGAGACGCAAGATCAACCTTGGATGAACTGGAAAGAGTGTACCTCCTGCAAATGCTGGAGatgttaggggcagagagaggcgacAGTCTTAGGAAAGCAG gtcTCGGTACTGGCACTGCTAACCCGCGAGGAGGTATGAGACAG TTTCAAGCTTTCTTTGGACAAGATCCTAACATTTTCCTGAGTCATCTTTTGGCCAGAATCAGGAAACAATATAAGAAACGTGGATCTCCTTCTGAATGCTTCTGGAAATACTGTGTCTGA